In a single window of the Magnolia sinica isolate HGM2019 chromosome 7, MsV1, whole genome shotgun sequence genome:
- the LOC131251331 gene encoding protein EARLY-RESPONSIVE TO DEHYDRATION 7, chloroplastic-like isoform X4, producing MYSQQSSRNPNSLYPEVIQSNPEQNSPFISTPNQSSSSLYPTVGSSQQPISQSSQSSSLYPSIDMTDLAENLFPDTGPPAPVESSEQIVIKIPGAMVHLIDKQRSVELASGEFTIVNLCQGGNVVAVLARVGDEIQWPLAKDEATVKLDDSHYFFSLRVPAYDGPGSADDISGMDSEDLLNYGLTFASKGQGGMFKELDRILENYSSFSVQRVSGKSKVLDGSVAKEVAPAEMESEAKKEMMEKQSAAYWTTLAPNVEDYSGSVARAIVAGSGQLIKGILWCGDATVDSLNWGNELLKRRMEPNAKPAEVSREAMKRMKSPGYHPKASILSYYNCKRVKRVTKMSEKVATGVLSGVVKVSGFFTSSVVNSKAGKKFFSLLPGEIILASLDGFSMAIKQLS from the exons ATGTACTCTCAGCAAAGCTCTAGAAACCCTAATTCCCTCTATCCAGAAGTCATCCAATCCAACCCAGAGCAGAACTCCCCCTTCATCTCAACCCCTAATCAATCATCATCGTCTCTCTATCCCACTGTCGGTTCGTCGCAGCAGCCGATCTCTCAATCATCTCAATCTTCGTCCTTATATCCATCCATCGACATGACAGACCTTGCCGAGAACCTCTTCCCCGACACCGGCCCGCCCGCCCCTGTTGAATCATCGGAGCAGATCGTCATCAAGATCCCCGGCGCCATGGTCCATCTTATTGATAAGCAGCGGAGTGTGGAACTTGCCTCGGGTGAATTCACGATCGTCAATCTCTGCCAGGGTGGGAATGTCGTTGCCGTCCTTGCCCGTGTTGGTGACGAAATTCAGTGGCCGCTGGCTAAAGATGAGGCCACTGTGAAGCTCGATGACTCCCACTACTTCTTCTCCCTCCGGGTCCCGGCCTATGATGGGCCGGGCTCTGCTGACGATATTAGTGGCATGGATTCAGAGGATCTGCTTAATTATGGCCTGACATTTGCGTCGAAAGGGCAGGGGGGGATGTTTAAGGAGCTGGATAGGATTTTGGAGAATTATAGCAGTTTTTCGGTCCAGAGGGTTTCAGGGAAGTCAAAAGTGTTGGATGGATCAGTGGCAAAGGAGGTTGCGCCGGCAGAGATGGAGTCGGAGGCAAAGAAGGAGATGATGGAGAAGCAATCAGCTGCATACTGGACGACGCTGGCACCGAATGTGGAGGATTACAGCGGGTCCGTGGCAAGGGCAATTGTGGCAGGGTCAGGGCAACTGATAAAGGGGATTCTGTGGTGTGGGGATGCAACGGTTGATAGTTTGAATTGGGGGAATGAGCTATTGAAGAGGAGGATGGAACCGAATGCAAAGCCTGCGGAGGTCAGTCGTGAGGCGATGAAGAGGATGAAAAG CCCTGGTTATCATCCCAAAGCATCAATCTTGTCCTACTACAACTGTAAAAG GGTGAAAAGAGTAACAAAAATGTCAGAGAAAGTGGCTACTGGAGTCTTAAGTGGGGTGGTGAAGGTCTCTGGATTTTTCACGAGTTCTGTTGTAAATTCAAAAGCAGGCAAGAAGTTCTTCAGTCTCTTGCCAGGGGAAATTATCCTTGCTTCACTGGATGGATTTA